Part of the Cystobacter ferrugineus genome, TCGCGGCAATCGAGCACATCGTGCGGTTGAGCAAGGATGCCCGCATCAGCACGCGCTTTCCGAAGGAGTTGCTCGACAACTACAAGCGAGCCATCAGCGCGGGGCTGGGCAGCAAGGAGTTGCCAGCCGTGTTCCGTACGCTCGCGCGGGATGACACCTAGGTGAGTGGGGGCCCCTTCGAGGGAGGGGCCGTGGACCTCGAGGACATCCCGCGGACGCGGCTCAGGGCTGCGGCGCGCTGCGCGGGCGCAACAGCCTCCCCAGCTTCTCCGGCTTGGTGAGCACGATCGCGTTGCCCACCAGAGCGAGCAGCACGCCCAGCAGCGCCCGGGGCGTCCAGAGGAAGTTCTCGAACACCGTGGACAACCCGAGCGCGATCATGGGGAAGAGCACGGTGGCGTAGGCGGCGCGCTCCGCGCCGATGCGCCCCAGCAGGGTGAGGTAGCTGCCGAAGGCCACCACCGAGCCGAACAGGGCGAGGTAGAGGAGCGAGCCCATGTAGCGCGGGGAGAAGTCGAAGCGCAGCTCCACGCCCTGGGCGAGGGCGAAGACCGTCAGCAACAGCGCCCCGTAGGCCATGCTGTAGGCGGTGCTGGACTGGGTGGGCAGTCCCGCCGCGCTGTTGCGGGCCGAGGCCATGTTGCCGAGCGAGAACAGCAAGGTCCCCATCAATGAGAGGGCGATGCCCCGGCCGGAGTTGCTGTCCAGGTTGAAGCGCGCCAGCTCGGGCCAGAACACCAGCAGGATGCCCACCAGCCCACATGCCGCGCCCACCAGCACCGACGAGGCGACCTTGCGGCGGAAGAACAGCATCCCGTTGGCGATGTTCAGCAACAGGGACATGGAGAAGATGACGGCGACGAGCCCCGAGGTGAGGTAGGCCGACGCCATGTAGAAGCACAGGAAGTTGGTGGAGAACATCAGCGCCCCCACCAGGGCCATGAAGAAGTGATCCTTGGGCTTGAAGCGCAGCGGCAGGCCCCGGGCCAACACCCAGGCGAACATCAGCACCGCCGCCAGCGAGAAGCGGTAGATGATGGATGCAGCCGGATGCACCACCCCGAGCTGCATCTTGATGGCCAGCCAGGTGGAGCCCCAGATGAGCACTGTCACCGCGTACAGCAGGGCATTCGTCATGGGCGCCGTTCCTCGAGGCAATCTTGAATGAGCCGGGCCAGACGTTGGATGCCCTCCTCGATCCGCGCCGGGGCGAGATAGCTGCACGACAGCCGCAGGGCTCGCTCGCCACCACCCTCGATATAGAAGTAGCGCATGGGTGTCCAGAGAACGCCGTAGCGCCTGGCGGAGCGCTCCAGCAGGGCGTCATCCACCTCGAAGGGAAGCTGGACGACGAGGAAGAAGCCGCCCTGGGGGTGATTCCAGCTCACTCCCCGCGCCCAGGCCGCGTCGCGGGGAAAGGCCCGCTCCAGTGCCCGCAGCGCGGTCTCCATGTTCTCGCGGTAGAAGCGGATGGCCTGCTGGTTGGCGGCCAGCAGGGTGCAGTCGTTCTCCAGCAGCAACCCCCCGACGAGCGCCTGGGAGATGGGCGAGGTGTTCACCGTGACCATGCTCTTCACCTTGGACAGCTCGTCGGCGAGGAGCGTCTGCTGGCCGGCATCATCGATGACGGGCTGATCCGCGAGGGTGTAGCCCACGCGGGCCCCGGGGAAGCCGGACTTGGCGAAGGAGCCGAAGTAGATGACCCGCTTCTGCTTGTCCAACGCCTTGAGGGTGGGGTGCCGCTCGCGCTCGCGGGAGAAGAGCCCGTAGGGGTTGTCCTCGAGCAACAGGAAGTCCTCACGGGCCGCGGCCTCCAGCAGCCGGTGGCGCAGCTCCAGGGAGAAGCTGTTGCCCGAGGGATTGGAGAAGTCCGGGATGACGTAGAGGGCGCGGGGCCGCTTGCCCTCCGCCCGCGCCGCCCGCACCTTGCGCTCCAGGTCTTCCAGGTCCAGCCCCTCCGGCCCCTCCTCCACGGGGATGAGCTCGATGTCCAGCAGCCGCGCGGCCCCGACGATGCCGATGTAGCAGGGCGAGCTCACCAGCAGCACGTCGCGCGGGGTGGCGCAGAGGGCGCGCAGGGTGATGAACATCCCCTCCTGGCAGCCCACGGTGACCACCACCGATTGGGGATCCACCAGCATCCCCTCGTCCTTCTCCAGCATCCGGACAATCAGCTCCTGGATGTGGCCGTTGGTGCGCCCGTACTGGAACAGGCGCGTGCGGACCTGGGCCTCGGTGAAGCCCTGCTGCTTCTCGAGGTAGCGGACGTAGCCCTGGAGCTGGGCCGCGAGGCGTCCGCTCTCGTAGAAGCCCTCATAGGTCCTCCCCGGGGCGAAGGAGATGGCCTCCGGAAAGCGGAGCGTCACCTCGTTGAGGAAGTTCATCACTTCCAGGGAGGAGTGGGAGAGGGCCGGGTGCAGTGAGTCTTTGCGGAGCATGGGGATGCGAGCCTGGAGGCTGAGGATGCGCGCCTAGATGCGGCCTTCCCACAAGACAGGGCAGATCGCCGGGTCCGAGTAGTCCGGGTGGCCCTCGGGCGTCTTGCGGCACAGGACGTCGTGGTTGTAGGCGAGCAGCGCTCCCGAGGAGAGGTGATAGGGACGGTACTGGTTCTTGCGGTCCTGGTAGTGCAGGGAGAAGGCACGCCGGGGTTTGGTGCTCAGGTTGGCTCCGCTGCCATGGTACGTCAGGCAGTGGTGGAAGCTGACCTGCCCCTTCTTGAAACGCATGGGCACCTTGCGCACCACGGCGCCGTTGAACCGGGCGTTCTCCTCCAGCATCTGCTCCAGTTCGCTCTTGTCCCGGTGCAGGAAGTGCTTGGTGGTGGTGTCGTTGTCGCCCACTTCCTTCCAGGTGTGGCTGCCGTCCACCATGACGATGGTGCCCATCTCCTCGTCACAGTCGTGGAGGGGAAGGAAGGCGGTGAGCATGTCGTTCGAGGTGCAGGTCTTCCAGTAGTGCCGGTCGAAGTGCCAGGGCACCACGGTCTCGTCCCCCTTCAGGTTCGGGGGCTTGTACATCAGGGCGCTGTTGAAGAGGCGGAGCTGATCCGTGCCGCTCAAGCGCGCGGCGATGGCTCCGAGTACGGGCTTGGCGAGAATCTTCGCCATCACGGTGCTCTCGTAGAAGACGTAGTCGTTGTTGCGCGTGGTGTCCCCGTGGGACGGCTCCCAGTAGGCGATGCGGGGAGGACGGACCGGCAGCTTCCGGTCGCGATGGCCCGCGTAGTAGCGGTCCTGCTCGGCCGCCAGGGCGTCGATCTCCTCGTCGGAGAAGATCTGGCGAGACAGGTACCAGCCGTGCTCGCGGTAGAAGGCCACCTCCTCGTCGGTGGGCAATAGGGCTTTGTCGGCGTCGCTCAGTGTGAACATGGTGGAGTCGATGGGGGTGACAGGGCACTGACGCTTCTGCAGCGCCGGTGCCAGGGTTGGGTTCGCGGGTGTCCGGCCGCTCAGGGAGCGTGGACGAGAGAAGAGTCGATTTGATCGAGGGAGG contains:
- a CDS encoding DMT family transporter, with product MTNALLYAVTVLIWGSTWLAIKMQLGVVHPAASIIYRFSLAAVLMFAWVLARGLPLRFKPKDHFFMALVGALMFSTNFLCFYMASAYLTSGLVAVIFSMSLLLNIANGMLFFRRKVASSVLVGAACGLVGILLVFWPELARFNLDSNSGRGIALSLMGTLLFSLGNMASARNSAAGLPTQSSTAYSMAYGALLLTVFALAQGVELRFDFSPRYMGSLLYLALFGSVVAFGSYLTLLGRIGAERAAYATVLFPMIALGLSTVFENFLWTPRALLGVLLALVGNAIVLTKPEKLGRLLRPRSAPQP
- a CDS encoding PLP-dependent aminotransferase family protein — protein: MLRKDSLHPALSHSSLEVMNFLNEVTLRFPEAISFAPGRTYEGFYESGRLAAQLQGYVRYLEKQQGFTEAQVRTRLFQYGRTNGHIQELIVRMLEKDEGMLVDPQSVVVTVGCQEGMFITLRALCATPRDVLLVSSPCYIGIVGAARLLDIELIPVEEGPEGLDLEDLERKVRAARAEGKRPRALYVIPDFSNPSGNSFSLELRHRLLEAAAREDFLLLEDNPYGLFSRERERHPTLKALDKQKRVIYFGSFAKSGFPGARVGYTLADQPVIDDAGQQTLLADELSKVKSMVTVNTSPISQALVGGLLLENDCTLLAANQQAIRFYRENMETALRALERAFPRDAAWARGVSWNHPQGGFFLVVQLPFEVDDALLERSARRYGVLWTPMRYFYIEGGGERALRLSCSYLAPARIEEGIQRLARLIQDCLEERRP
- a CDS encoding phytanoyl-CoA dioxygenase family protein, which translates into the protein MFTLSDADKALLPTDEEVAFYREHGWYLSRQIFSDEEIDALAAEQDRYYAGHRDRKLPVRPPRIAYWEPSHGDTTRNNDYVFYESTVMAKILAKPVLGAIAARLSGTDQLRLFNSALMYKPPNLKGDETVVPWHFDRHYWKTCTSNDMLTAFLPLHDCDEEMGTIVMVDGSHTWKEVGDNDTTTKHFLHRDKSELEQMLEENARFNGAVVRKVPMRFKKGQVSFHHCLTYHGSGANLSTKPRRAFSLHYQDRKNQYRPYHLSSGALLAYNHDVLCRKTPEGHPDYSDPAICPVLWEGRI